The following proteins are co-located in the Vigna angularis cultivar LongXiaoDou No.4 chromosome 2, ASM1680809v1, whole genome shotgun sequence genome:
- the LOC108328477 gene encoding probable protein phosphatase 2C 25 isoform X2, which translates to MPVPPWLSCMVTSCIKPFRPHAIVSSDDDDDELLWCKDIRRHSRGEFSFAACQANQEIEDHSQVEIGSNELFVGVYDGHGGDDCSRFIKARLFNNLINVARNQGTIDEETLREAFAMTEDGFMLLVQRGYELQNNLATVGSCCLVGVIWEGVLYISNLGDSRAIVGTLSTCRSITTQQLTTEHNCIREEIRQELRAKHPNDPDIVVLERGAWRVKGIIQVSRTIGDAYLKSPTYMKPPLTVPVLSAEPTLNTRVLTSDDKFLIFASDGLWEHLTNQQAAEIVHLNPRRVCFIFTCPSFESTCINENGLT; encoded by the exons atgcCGGTGCCTCCGTGGCTTTCATGTATGGTTACTTCTTGCATAAAGCCTTTTAGGCCTCATGCCATCGTGAGcagtgatgatgatgatgatgagctTCTATGGTGTAAAGATATTCGGAGACATTCTCGTGGTGAATTTTCCTTTGCTGCATGTCAGGCCAATCAGGAAATTGAAGATCATAGCCAAGTTGAGATTGGCTCTAATGAGTTATTTGTTGGGGTTTATGATGGTCACGGTGGTGATGATTGTTCTCGTTTTATTAAAGCTCGTCTCTTCAACAATTTAATAA ACGTTGCTAGGAATCAGGGAACTATAGACGAAGAAACTTTGAGGGAAGCTTTTGCTATGACAGAGGATGGTTTTATGTTACTTGTTCAGAGGGGTTATGAGTTACAGAACAATTTGGCAACTGTAGGTTCCTGTTGTCTGGTTGGTGTTATCTGGGAAGGAGTCCTATATATCTCCAATCTTGGAGACTCTCGTGCCATTGTTGGAACTTTAAGTACATGTAGAAGCATCACTACTCAACAGTTGACAACAGAACATAATTGCATCAGGGAGGAAATTAGACAAGAACTTAGGGCTAAGCATCCTAATGATCCAGATATTGTAGTCTTAGAACGTGGAGCATGGCGTGTTAAAGGCATCATCCAg GTGTCCAGAACCATAGGAGATGCGTATCTGAAGAGTCCAACTTATATGAAGCCACCTCTCACTGTACCTGTGCTGTCTGCAGAACCAACTCTAAATACACGAGTTTTGACATCCGATGACAAATTTCTTATATTTGCATCGGATGGACTTTGGGAACACTTGACAAATCAGCAAGCAGCTGAGATTGTTCACTTGAATCCTCGAAgagtatgttttatttttacttgtCCTTCATTTGAATCAACATGTATAAATGAAAATGGTCTAACTTGA
- the LOC108328477 gene encoding probable protein phosphatase 2C 43 isoform X1 translates to MPVPPWLSCMVTSCIKPFRPHAIVSSDDDDDELLWCKDIRRHSRGEFSFAACQANQEIEDHSQVEIGSNELFVGVYDGHGGDDCSRFIKARLFNNLINVARNQGTIDEETLREAFAMTEDGFMLLVQRGYELQNNLATVGSCCLVGVIWEGVLYISNLGDSRAIVGTLSTCRSITTQQLTTEHNCIREEIRQELRAKHPNDPDIVVLERGAWRVKGIIQVSRTIGDAYLKSPTYMKPPLTVPVLSAEPTLNTRVLTSDDKFLIFASDGLWEHLTNQQAAEIVHLNPRRGIARRLIKAAVQSAAKRANMEYRALRDLQGGSRRVYHDDITVVVVFLDGPSRFNVQQLSLKAFEDEAGVSEFQSLHDLM, encoded by the exons atgcCGGTGCCTCCGTGGCTTTCATGTATGGTTACTTCTTGCATAAAGCCTTTTAGGCCTCATGCCATCGTGAGcagtgatgatgatgatgatgagctTCTATGGTGTAAAGATATTCGGAGACATTCTCGTGGTGAATTTTCCTTTGCTGCATGTCAGGCCAATCAGGAAATTGAAGATCATAGCCAAGTTGAGATTGGCTCTAATGAGTTATTTGTTGGGGTTTATGATGGTCACGGTGGTGATGATTGTTCTCGTTTTATTAAAGCTCGTCTCTTCAACAATTTAATAA ACGTTGCTAGGAATCAGGGAACTATAGACGAAGAAACTTTGAGGGAAGCTTTTGCTATGACAGAGGATGGTTTTATGTTACTTGTTCAGAGGGGTTATGAGTTACAGAACAATTTGGCAACTGTAGGTTCCTGTTGTCTGGTTGGTGTTATCTGGGAAGGAGTCCTATATATCTCCAATCTTGGAGACTCTCGTGCCATTGTTGGAACTTTAAGTACATGTAGAAGCATCACTACTCAACAGTTGACAACAGAACATAATTGCATCAGGGAGGAAATTAGACAAGAACTTAGGGCTAAGCATCCTAATGATCCAGATATTGTAGTCTTAGAACGTGGAGCATGGCGTGTTAAAGGCATCATCCAg GTGTCCAGAACCATAGGAGATGCGTATCTGAAGAGTCCAACTTATATGAAGCCACCTCTCACTGTACCTGTGCTGTCTGCAGAACCAACTCTAAATACACGAGTTTTGACATCCGATGACAAATTTCTTATATTTGCATCGGATGGACTTTGGGAACACTTGACAAATCAGCAAGCAGCTGAGATTGTTCACTTGAATCCTCGAAga GGGATTGCAAGAAGACTTATTAAGGCTGCTGTACAGTCGGCAGCTAAAAGAGCGAATATGGAATATAGAGCGCTTCGGGACTTGCAGGGAGGGAGCAGACGGGTTTATCATGATGACATTACTGTGGTTGTTGTCTTCCTCGACGGTCCCTCACGTTTCAATGTGCAACAGTTGTCCCTAAAAGCGTTCGAAGACGAAGCTGGAGTATCAGAATTTCAAAGTCTACACGATTTGATGTGA